The following proteins come from a genomic window of Lolium rigidum isolate FL_2022 chromosome 5, APGP_CSIRO_Lrig_0.1, whole genome shotgun sequence:
- the LOC124653755 gene encoding serine/arginine-rich SC35-like splicing factor SCL30 isoform X1 has product MRRYSPPHRSPPRRGYGGSPPRGRSPPRRGYGGSPPRGRSPPRRGYGGRGRSPPRRGGYGGRKEQGSGSLLVRNIPLSARAEDLRVPFERFGPVRDVYLPKDYYSGEPRGFAFVEFVDPYDASEAQYHMNRQVFFGREITVVLAAESRKRPEDMRTRTRVRGYSGGGHEGRRSSHHGRSRSRSRSFSPGPRGGGRARSRSYSPAPRRRDDYSASPRGRDSHRTKSPVRHPKEHGEDKRKSYSPAGGEGDQRDADNGYDKRSPAPDSDGSPSRRRAARPASGSPPGSRSRSPEASPAHSD; this is encoded by the exons ATGAGGAGGTACAGTCCCCCACACCGTAGCCCCCCGAGGAGAGGATATGGAGGCAGCCCCCCACGGGGCCGTAGCCCTCCGAGGAGAGGATATGGAGGCAGCCCCCCAAGGGGCCGTAGCCCCCCGAGGAGGGGATATGGTGGCAGAGGAAGAAGTCCCCCTAGGAGGGGTGGATATGGAGGACGGAAGGAGCAGGGATCCGGGAGTCTCTTGGTCCGCAACATCCCATTAAGCGCCAG AGCGGAGGATCTTCGTGTTCCCTTTGAAAGGTTTGGTCCCGTTAGGGATGTTTACTTGCCAAAGGATTATTACAGCGG GGAGCCGCGAGGGTTTGCGTTTGTGGAGTTTGTCGACCCTTATGATGCCTCTGAGGCCCAATATCACATGAATCGCCAGGTATTTTTTGGCCGGGAGATAACGGTCGTGCTTGCTGCTGAGTCGCGGAAAAGGCCAGAGGATATGCGTACTAGAACTAGAGTCAG GGGGTATTCTGGAGGTGGTCATGAAGGCCGCCGTTCGTCTCACCATG GGAGATCTCGTTCGCGTTCACGCTCATTCTCCCCTGGCCCtcgtggtggtggccgtgctcggTCAAG GTCATACTCTCCTGCTCCTAGAAGGCGAGATGACTACTCTGCTTCACCAcggggaagggattctcaccgcacaaAATCTCCTGTGCGTCACCCAAAAGAACATGGAGAAGACAAGCGGAAATCCTATTCTCCTGCTGGTGGGGAAGGTGACCAACGTGATGCTGATAATGGTTATGATAA GAGGTCACCAGCCCCAGACAGTGATGGTTCCCCTTCACGCCGTAGGGCAGCCAGGCCAGCTTCAGGTTCACCTCCAGGATCCCGCTCTAGGTCCCCTGAGGCCTCCCCCGCCCACAGTGACTGA
- the LOC124653755 gene encoding serine/arginine-rich SC35-like splicing factor SCL30 isoform X2: protein MEPRGFAFVEFVDPYDASEAQYHMNRQVFFGREITVVLAAESRKRPEDMRTRTRVRGYSGGGHEGRRSSHHGRSRSRSRSFSPGPRGGGRARSRSYSPAPRRRDDYSASPRGRDSHRTKSPVRHPKEHGEDKRKSYSPAGGEGDQRDADNGYDKRSPAPDSDGSPSRRRAARPASGSPPGSRSRSPEASPAHSD from the exons AT GGAGCCGCGAGGGTTTGCGTTTGTGGAGTTTGTCGACCCTTATGATGCCTCTGAGGCCCAATATCACATGAATCGCCAGGTATTTTTTGGCCGGGAGATAACGGTCGTGCTTGCTGCTGAGTCGCGGAAAAGGCCAGAGGATATGCGTACTAGAACTAGAGTCAG GGGGTATTCTGGAGGTGGTCATGAAGGCCGCCGTTCGTCTCACCATG GGAGATCTCGTTCGCGTTCACGCTCATTCTCCCCTGGCCCtcgtggtggtggccgtgctcggTCAAG GTCATACTCTCCTGCTCCTAGAAGGCGAGATGACTACTCTGCTTCACCAcggggaagggattctcaccgcacaaAATCTCCTGTGCGTCACCCAAAAGAACATGGAGAAGACAAGCGGAAATCCTATTCTCCTGCTGGTGGGGAAGGTGACCAACGTGATGCTGATAATGGTTATGATAA GAGGTCACCAGCCCCAGACAGTGATGGTTCCCCTTCACGCCGTAGGGCAGCCAGGCCAGCTTCAGGTTCACCTCCAGGATCCCGCTCTAGGTCCCCTGAGGCCTCCCCCGCCCACAGTGACTGA